The sequence CACCTCAGTATCTTACACATCTGTTCTTAACGGACAGTGATCGCCTAAAGGTGAGAGAATCAGACATGGTTAACACAGGGAGTTCAAATATCTTTAATCAATGTGCCCTGAGGAGGAGCAGCTCTGCATAGAAGACTGTTGTATACCAAGcagctgatgtgtgtttgtttcagtccaCAAGAGATCAAAGCTGCAAGAAATTATTGAGGAGCTGAAACCAAAAACTCGTTCACAAAGAGAACCCCCTGGTTCTGCTTCAGAGGACAATCTGGGAGTAAGAGTGAAACCTCTGCAGAGGgtcttctggttctggtttttaAGATGATTCTACAACAGAGGAGAATCTAAAGGCCcgcttttttctgttttcttaagTTTGAAATGCTATTAGTCTTGAGAATCTTAATAGTGAAGGTAAAAGTCTTTTGACAACTCAAACACTTTATTAGAGGACAGTATACTGTGTACATGTCCTTGGGCTAAAGGCAGGTACACAGTAAACTCCTTTATACATGAAAACCTTTGGGAAGTGACCGATAGGCAGGAAAGAAAGGCTCTTACATGTGTGGCATGGTGGGTTGATGGTCGGGTAGTatgatttggtgttttttttgctttaatcccTGTATACAGCACTTCAAGGATTTGATATCAGTCCACTTTGACAGCTGTGTTCTAGGAGATCATGTTTCTGTAACCCTGAAAAACTCAATAAATGTAGGAGGAGTCTGAGAAATAAGAAAGAGTCACAAAGAAGTGATTTCCATCTAAAGGCTGAAAAGTGAACACACGGTGATCAGGTTGAACCTTTCCTTCCTCGTTCAATCAGAGCACAAAGTTTACAGCGCCGCTCCTCTTCCTGAAATGTAGAAATGCTTGATAACCCCTCCCTCGTCTCTCACACAGCCAGCTCCACTCTGCACATCAACTCTTGTTCCCTCCCCTTCAGATCTACAAATGCAGGATGGGTGTAACCAACATGGTGGTGAGCTGACAGGCCTCTGATCCTGCTCAAACACATGCTGTTGAGATCAGAGCTCAGACTAGTTTCACTTCTCAGGAAGTGAACCTCAGTCAGTCGTCGACAGCGAGTGTTGAAATGGCGCAGAAAGGAGTTCAGCTGGACCGGGAATCCTTCTCTTGTTCCATCTGTTTGGATCTACTGAAGGATCCAGTGACTGttccctgtggacacagctacTGCATGGACTGTATTAAAGCCCACTGggatacagaggaggagaaggagagctaCAGCTGCCCTCAGTGTAGGCACACCTTCACCTCGAGGCCTGTCCTGCTGAAAAACACCATGCTGGAGACCCTGCTGCAGGAACTGAAGAAGACCGGACTCCAAGCTGCTCCTGAGGATCCCTCTTATGCTGGACCTGAAGATGTGGCCTGTGACGTCTGCACCGGGAGGAAACTCAAAGCCCTCAAGTCCTGTCTGCAGTGTCTGGCTTCTTACTGCCAGAAACACCTTCAGCTTCATTCTGAGCTGGATCCATTGaagaaacacaagctggtgGAGCCCTCCAAGAAGCTCCAGGAGAACGTCTGCTCTCGTCACgatgaggtgatgaagatgttctgtcgtactgatcagcagtctatctgttatctctgctctgtggacGATCACAAAGGCCACGACAcggtctcagctgcagcagagcggagcgagaagcagagagagctggaggagagtcgactaaacatccagcagagaatccaggacagagagaaagatgtggagcagcttcaacaggaggtggaggctaTCAACGGCTCCGCTGATAAAGCAGTGGAGCACAGTGAGGAGATGTTCACCCAGCTGATCCGTCTCATGGAGGAACGACGCTCTGACGTGAGGCAGCGGGTCAGATcccagcaggaaactgaagtgagtcgagtcagagagcttcaggagaagctggagcaggagatcactgagctgaagaggagagacgctgagctgcagaagctggcacacacagaggaccacaACCAGTTTCTACACAGCTACCCCTCACTGTCAGGACTCAGTGGACCTGCAGACTCATCCAGCATCAAGACCCGTCCTCTCAGGTACTTTGAGgatgtgacagcagctgtgtcAGAAGTCAGAGATCAACTACAGGAGGTCCTGAGAGAGAAGTGGACCAACGTCTCACAGGCAGCGACTGAAGTGGATGCTTTACTGTCAGAACCACCAGAGCCCAAGACCAGAGCTGGGTTCTTAAGATACTCACTCGGAGTCAcactggatccaaacacagcaaacacacatctGTTATTATCTGATGGGAACAGAAGAGCAACACGGAAACAACAAGAACAGTCTTATTCTAGTCACCCAGACAGATTCACAGGTTGGTGTCAGGTCCTGAGTAGAGAGAGTCTGAGCGGACGttgttactgggaggtggagTGGAGAGGGGACAGAGTTTGTGTAGCAGTCGCATACAAGAATATCAGCAGAGCAGGAAAAGCACATGATTGTTTCTTTGGATTCAATGATAAATCTTGGAGGTTAGATTGTAACAAGAACAGTTATAACTTTTGGTACAACAAAGTCCACACTCCTGTCTCAGGTCCTCAGTCCTCCAGAGTAGGAgtgtacctggatcacagagcaggtattctgtccttctacagcgtatctgaaaccatgaccctcctccacagagtccagaccacattcactcagccCCTCTATGCTGGACTTGGGTTTTGGTACAGGTATGAAGACACTGCTGAGTTCTGTGAACTCCAATAAAAACCTTCAAGTCCATTCAGACCAAATATGAGCAACAAGAGGATTTCAAAGCTGCATGGTTCTGGTCTGATGGTTCTCCCTCCAAGAACTCTCTGTGCTTCAGGTCTTCATGCCGGCTTTGTGAGTCTTTTTGGAGCTGCTGCTTTTGTAGACGCTTTAAGGGATGAGGACAGTGATGCTGGATTATTTGCAACAGTTGGGTTTctatttttgatgaagcttcaaaaaaagaaaaaaaaaacagctctgtgtgaaatgtttgtgttccaCAGGATGGGAagatctttatttgttgtttgcttGTTGATCACGCTTCATGAATTTTGAGCcaatgatgtttgttttattttgtagaggcttttattttgaaagggcttCAGTGTGGGGGGCAGGTTTTGCAGGTATGAAGCGTTagaaaagacttgaaaacatgacaaagtgaaaagcaGGAGCTTCTTTCTGATCCTAAATCAAAGGATGTAAAGTCTGCAGATGAAAATATCATCTCTAACATGTCAGAATGTTCATGTTTCTACATTCAggatcctgtttttattgagtccaatcagctgatcaaacaagtccttttcattctttgttCAACTGATGAAGACTTTAATACTCACATCAATAATTAGGATTGTTGGACTTCTCTTAGATTGTACAGATGAACTTTCTGACTTCAGgtttgttgctgattgagctaACTGCAGCAGATATTCCTGTCTGCTTCTTTTGGATCAGTGGATTTGGAAAGACGTCTAcactcacactttttttttttggtggcggatccaaaaaatgttgttttccacaAATGGATGTACAGATGAGGTTCAGTGAGGTTTGATAGAAGTGTATTAATAATCACATGGATTTGTAAAAGCTCTTTTCTTTTTGGGACACAGCTGAGATTCTGCTGAAGTGAACTGATTGTGTAAGTGAAGTCAACCTGTACCTAAAATCATCCAATAAATCAAAGTGTGTCTTTAACAGCACCGTGTCTGTCCTCACTTTCAAtccatcaagctttatttatagaacacctttcatacaaatcaaatgaatcaaagttctttacagccgctgaaaacaagaagcagaaggaaagaaatgtccaaaCATACCacatcttcaaaaacaagaatgcTAATGCACACCCACAACAATCAAATAtatgtccttcaaaataagagacagcatcaaaagaacaagaagaacatcaatatttaaaatcaaGCATAAAAAAGGGTCAGGATCAAagctgaagataaaataaagtcaatacaaatatttttataaaaactgagtcaacaaataataaacaacaagtagttaaaaagtgtttgatatcAGTCCACTGTGACAGACAAAGTCCAAAGTTT is a genomic window of Notolabrus celidotus isolate fNotCel1 chromosome 8, fNotCel1.pri, whole genome shotgun sequence containing:
- the LOC117817298 gene encoding tripartite motif-containing protein 16-like, with product MAQKGVQLDRESFSCSICLDLLKDPVTVPCGHSYCMDCIKAHWDTEEEKESYSCPQCRHTFTSRPVLLKNTMLETLLQELKKTGLQAAPEDPSYAGPEDVACDVCTGRKLKALKSCLQCLASYCQKHLQLHSELDPLKKHKLVEPSKKLQENVCSRHDEVMKMFCRTDQQSICYLCSVDDHKGHDTVSAAAERSEKQRELEESRLNIQQRIQDREKDVEQLQQEVEAINGSADKAVEHSEEMFTQLIRLMEERRSDVRQRVRSQQETEVSRVRELQEKLEQEITELKRRDAELQKLAHTEDHNQFLHSYPSLSGLSGPADSSSIKTRPLRYFEDVTAAVSEVRDQLQEVLREKWTNVSQAATEVDALLSEPPEPKTRAGFLRYSLGVTLDPNTANTHLLLSDGNRRATRKQQEQSYSSHPDRFTGWCQVLSRESLSGRCYWEVEWRGDRVCVAVAYKNISRAGKAHDCFFGFNDKSWRLDCNKNSYNFWYNKVHTPVSGPQSSRVGVYLDHRAGILSFYSVSETMTLLHRVQTTFTQPLYAGLGFWYRYEDTAEFCELQ